The following coding sequences are from one Oryzisolibacter sp. LB2S window:
- a CDS encoding IS3 family transposase produces the protein MILSLQQGLAEDGIQVSLVKLCQWFEVPRRTVYYRSTKAPPKVQEHLVKPIKAMIEENPSFGYRTVAHLLGLNKNTVQRIFQLKGWQVRKRPVGFRPRIQALPSVAKAPDERWATDLCRVWTGRDGWASLALVIDCYSRELLGWHLSRSGRSKTAEAALEQALIARYGCLGKVKRPFLLRSDNGLVFTSRSYTALVKSYGLQQEFITPYSPEQNGMVERVIRTLKDQCVHRHRFETLQHASRVIADWIGFYNHQRPHQALGMKTPAEAYALAA, from the coding sequence ATGATCCTCAGCCTTCAGCAGGGATTGGCTGAAGACGGCATCCAGGTCAGCCTGGTCAAGCTGTGCCAGTGGTTCGAGGTGCCCCGGCGCACGGTGTACTACCGCAGCACCAAGGCGCCGCCGAAGGTGCAAGAGCACTTGGTCAAGCCCATCAAGGCGATGATCGAAGAGAACCCGTCGTTCGGCTACCGCACCGTGGCGCACCTGCTTGGCTTGAACAAGAACACCGTGCAGCGCATCTTCCAGCTCAAGGGCTGGCAGGTACGCAAACGCCCGGTGGGCTTCAGGCCGCGCATCCAGGCATTGCCCTCGGTGGCCAAGGCGCCAGACGAGCGCTGGGCCACGGACCTGTGCCGCGTGTGGACCGGGCGAGACGGCTGGGCTTCGCTGGCCCTGGTGATCGACTGCTACAGCCGTGAGCTGCTGGGGTGGCACCTCAGCCGCAGTGGACGATCCAAGACCGCAGAAGCGGCCCTGGAGCAGGCGTTGATCGCCAGGTATGGCTGCCTGGGCAAGGTCAAGCGTCCATTCTTGCTGCGCTCAGACAACGGGCTGGTGTTCACCAGCCGCAGCTACACGGCCCTGGTCAAAAGCTATGGCCTGCAGCAGGAGTTCATCACCCCGTACAGCCCGGAGCAAAACGGCATGGTCGAACGTGTGATCCGAACACTCAAGGACCAATGTGTTCACCGCCACAGGTTCGAGACCCTGCAGCATGCCAGCCGCGTGATCGCGGATTGGATCGGCTTTTACAACCACCAGCGCCCGCACCAGGCGCTGGGCATGAAGACCCCCGCTGAGGCTTATGCTTTAGCAGCCTGA
- the istA gene encoding IS21 family transposase, whose protein sequence is MPTPRVTMNKLRHTLQLLHGGTLSTRQIGAALGISKSTVNDIASYARAAGVDWALAQSLSDEELQARLYRPPVARESRHLEPDHAHIHRELRRPGVTLQLLWEEYQQQRGGQAYKYSAFCQKYKAWARSLKRSMRQTHEAGDKLFVDYAGQTVPVVDAGTGEIRQAQVFVAVLGASNYTYACATTSQKATDWVASIIGALEFIGGVPRLLVPDQPRALMARPDRYEPTAHRLLEELSAHYSLAVMPARPAKPRDKPKVEVAVQVVERWILARLRQQRFFSLAELNRSIAALLVDLNQRAFKKLPGNRASAFAELDRPALRPLPPARMAIARFKPARVNIDYHVELDGHYYSVPHALVGQAVEMRITCTTVEVLHGSKRVAAHALNPRRGAHTTAAEHMPASHRAHREWTPGKLIAWGERMGVATAAVVRWQMEHRQHPEQGYRSCLGLMRLGREYGAERLEAACARAQAIRSPSYRSVASILGSGLDQRPLDAPIAAQASLPLHENVRGPGYYH, encoded by the coding sequence ATGCCCACACCCAGGGTCACCATGAACAAACTACGACACACATTGCAACTGCTGCACGGCGGGACTTTGAGCACCCGCCAGATTGGCGCAGCCCTCGGCATCTCCAAGTCCACCGTCAATGACATCGCCAGCTACGCGCGCGCAGCCGGCGTGGACTGGGCCTTGGCCCAGAGTCTGAGCGACGAGGAACTGCAGGCCCGGCTGTACCGGCCACCGGTGGCGCGAGAGTCACGACACCTCGAGCCCGACCACGCCCACATCCACCGCGAGCTGCGCCGCCCCGGCGTCACCCTGCAACTGCTGTGGGAGGAATACCAGCAACAGCGCGGCGGCCAAGCCTACAAGTACAGCGCCTTCTGCCAGAAGTACAAGGCCTGGGCACGCAGTCTCAAGCGCTCCATGCGTCAAACCCACGAGGCCGGTGACAAGCTGTTTGTGGACTACGCCGGCCAGACGGTACCTGTCGTCGATGCCGGCACCGGTGAGATACGCCAGGCCCAGGTCTTCGTGGCCGTGCTGGGCGCGTCCAACTACACCTACGCCTGCGCCACCACCAGTCAGAAGGCTACCGACTGGGTGGCCAGCATCATCGGCGCGCTGGAGTTCATCGGGGGTGTGCCCCGCCTGCTGGTGCCCGACCAGCCGCGCGCCCTCATGGCCCGCCCCGACCGCTACGAGCCCACCGCGCACCGCCTGCTCGAAGAACTCTCGGCGCACTACAGCCTGGCGGTCATGCCGGCTCGCCCGGCCAAGCCACGCGACAAGCCCAAGGTGGAAGTGGCCGTGCAGGTGGTCGAGCGCTGGATTCTGGCCAGGCTGCGCCAACAGCGCTTCTTCAGCCTGGCCGAGCTCAACCGCTCAATTGCCGCCTTGCTGGTGGACTTGAACCAGCGAGCCTTCAAGAAGCTGCCCGGCAATCGTGCCAGCGCCTTTGCCGAACTCGACCGGCCGGCACTACGCCCGCTGCCGCCAGCGCGCATGGCCATCGCACGCTTCAAACCCGCCCGCGTGAACATCGACTACCACGTCGAGCTCGATGGCCACTACTATTCCGTGCCCCATGCGCTGGTGGGCCAGGCGGTAGAGATGCGCATCACCTGCACCACGGTGGAAGTCCTGCACGGTAGCAAGCGGGTGGCGGCCCACGCCCTGAACCCTCGCCGGGGAGCGCACACCACCGCAGCCGAGCACATGCCGGCCTCACACCGGGCGCACCGCGAGTGGACGCCGGGCAAGCTCATCGCCTGGGGCGAACGCATGGGAGTGGCCACCGCCGCCGTGGTGCGCTGGCAGATGGAGCACCGCCAGCATCCCGAGCAGGGCTACCGCTCCTGTCTGGGCTTGATGCGCCTGGGCCGTGAGTACGGGGCCGAGCGCCTGGAGGCCGCCTGCGCGCGGGCGCAGGCCATCCGCTCACCGTCCTACAGGAGCGTCGCCTCCATCCTCGGCAGCGGTCTGGACCAACGCCCACTGGATGCGCCGATTGCCGCACAGGCCAGTCTGCCGCTGCACGAGAACGTGCGCGGGCCGGGGTACTACCACTGA
- the istB gene encoding IS21-like element helper ATPase IstB produces the protein MLNEHTLSQLRTLRLDGMVAALNDAATHISASELPFEERLALLVQREVDWRDGKRLQRLLKAARLKVSSACLEDIDWRASRGLSREVIASLAGGDWLRHGHNVLLTGATGCGKTWLACALGQQAARLGLSVLYTRAPRLLQELHVAHGDGSLGKRLAQLARLDLLILDDFGIAPIAVHERNDLLELLDDRVGTRSTLITSQLPVTAWHAWLDEPTLADAILDRIVHGSHKIALKGESMRKLAKAA, from the coding sequence ATGCTCAACGAACACACCCTCAGCCAATTGCGCACCTTGCGCCTGGACGGCATGGTGGCCGCCCTCAATGATGCCGCCACCCACATCTCAGCGAGCGAGCTGCCCTTTGAAGAGCGCCTGGCGCTGCTGGTGCAGCGCGAGGTGGACTGGCGCGATGGCAAGCGTCTGCAGCGCCTCTTGAAGGCCGCGCGCCTCAAAGTCTCCAGCGCCTGCCTGGAGGACATCGATTGGCGTGCCAGTCGGGGCCTGAGCCGGGAGGTCATCGCCAGCCTGGCCGGCGGCGACTGGCTGCGCCATGGTCACAACGTGCTGCTCACCGGCGCCACCGGGTGCGGCAAGACGTGGCTGGCCTGTGCACTGGGCCAGCAGGCGGCGCGTCTGGGCTTGTCGGTGCTCTACACCCGCGCGCCTCGCCTGCTGCAGGAGCTGCACGTGGCCCATGGCGATGGCAGCCTGGGCAAGCGGCTGGCGCAGCTCGCCCGGCTGGATCTGCTAATTCTGGACGACTTTGGTATTGCACCGATTGCCGTGCACGAGCGCAACGACTTGCTGGAGTTGCTCGACGACCGGGTGGGGACGCGCTCGACGCTCATCACTAGCCAGTTGCCGGTGACCGCCTGGCACGCGTGGCTGGATGAACCCACGCTGGCCGACGCCATCCTGGATCGCATCGTGCACGGCTCGCACAAGATAGCCCTCAAGGGCGAGTCGATGAGGAAGCTGGCCAAAGCTGCTTAA